One Candidatus Nanopelagicales bacterium genomic region harbors:
- a CDS encoding DUF3024 domain-containing protein, whose protein sequence is MPVPDLDLHRIRRFAESRVPMQVRNEVRVEVTVRGNSVTVVERRPPWNDPLSPDWTTFPITQLRWDPKRKTWSLWWRDRNARWHTYSQTQPTPDVTLLLAEIDTDPTCIFWG, encoded by the coding sequence ATGCCCGTACCTGACTTGGACCTACACAGGATCCGCAGGTTCGCCGAAAGCCGTGTCCCGATGCAGGTGCGGAACGAGGTGCGGGTCGAGGTCACGGTGCGCGGCAACTCGGTGACGGTTGTTGAGCGGCGGCCGCCGTGGAACGATCCCCTCAGCCCAGACTGGACGACATTCCCGATCACCCAATTGCGCTGGGATCCGAAGCGGAAGACGTGGTCCCTGTGGTGGCGCGACCGGAACGCGCGCTGGCACACCTATTCGCAAACCCAACCGACGCCGGACGTCACATTGCTGCTGGCCGAGATCGACACCGATCCAACCTGCATCTTCTGGGGCTGA